The following coding sequences lie in one Corynebacterium humireducens NBRC 106098 = DSM 45392 genomic window:
- a CDS encoding PAC2 family protein produces MHDNERRMYELEYPAPEVGAGTQDGPTLIVALQGYADAGHAVQTSADHLLAALDSRPLASFNNDELIDYRSRRPAVTMDNNQITGMENLDLGIRVLRDTEGRSFLLLSGPEPDLRWEAFTEAVADLVEKFGVRRTICLYAAPMAVPHTRPLMVSAHSNTPQLVNSMFTYDSKVILPGSASMMLERALHKRGLNVAGFTAHVPHYLAASPYPAATHELLDAVARAADLTLPLRAIEIDIERVAQQLAEQVDDSHEIQQVVAHLERQYDEELERYRASNPKAMLPGEHEMPSGDEIGEEFERFLAALDATEEDNRTEEVGGPRELPDEDPDDDE; encoded by the coding sequence ATGCACGACAATGAGCGCCGCATGTACGAGCTCGAGTACCCGGCCCCGGAGGTGGGTGCGGGGACACAGGACGGCCCGACGCTGATCGTCGCCCTGCAGGGTTACGCCGACGCCGGCCACGCCGTCCAGACGAGCGCCGACCACCTGCTCGCGGCCCTGGACTCACGTCCGTTGGCATCGTTCAACAACGACGAGCTGATCGACTACCGCTCGCGTCGCCCCGCCGTGACCATGGACAACAACCAGATCACCGGGATGGAGAACCTCGACCTCGGGATCCGCGTGCTCCGGGACACCGAGGGACGGTCCTTCCTGCTGCTCTCCGGCCCCGAGCCGGACCTGCGGTGGGAGGCGTTCACCGAGGCCGTCGCCGATCTGGTGGAGAAGTTCGGCGTGCGCCGCACCATCTGCCTCTACGCGGCCCCGATGGCCGTGCCGCACACCCGTCCCCTCATGGTGTCCGCGCACAGCAACACCCCGCAGCTGGTGAACTCCATGTTCACCTACGACTCGAAAGTCATCCTGCCGGGTTCGGCCTCCATGATGCTCGAGCGTGCACTGCACAAGCGCGGCCTCAACGTCGCCGGCTTCACCGCCCACGTCCCGCACTACCTCGCGGCCTCGCCGTACCCGGCCGCCACCCACGAGCTTCTCGACGCCGTGGCCCGCGCCGCCGACCTCACCCTCCCGCTCCGGGCGATCGAGATCGACATCGAGCGCGTCGCCCAGCAGCTGGCGGAGCAGGTCGACGACAGCCACGAGATCCAGCAGGTCGTCGCCCACCTCGAGCGCCAGTACGACGAGGAGCTGGAGCGCTACCGCGCCTCCAATCCGAAGGCCATGCTGCCCGGGGAGCACGAGATGCCCTCCGGCGATGAGATCGGTGAGGAGTTCGAGCGTTTCCTCGCCGCCCTCGACGCCACCGAGGAGGACAACCGGACCGAGGAGGTCGGCGGGCCGCGTGAGCTGCCCGACGAGGACCCGGACGACGACGAATAG